In Oryza sativa Japonica Group chromosome 1, ASM3414082v1, the genomic stretch aaagtttaagtaattattaatttttttcctatcatttaattcattgttaaatatacttttatgtatatatatacatacacatatatgtatatatatatacatatatgtgtatgtatatatatacatattttacaaaagtttttgaataagacgaacagtcaaacatgttttaaaaagtcaacggcgtcaaatatttaggaaaggagggagtacttatctCGATGACATTGACAAGTAGTGTATGAAATTAACTAGGACCAACTAATTCGGCACGTAAGGATAACTACAGTTTCAGCTACTACTTACCCGTCAGTAACGTACACGTAGATAACGCTCTATCTAGATCTTTAGAAATTGCAAAGATCTCTTAAAAATACGAAAATTTTACAGGTTCTGAACAACATGATTTCCCCTCTAAAGAAAATATGAATATATACACACAAGCACACTTACCCTACAAACATACCCAATATTTTATCACAATAAACTCTTTCAAGAGACTAGTCGGTAATATCGTAGTTGGCAAGTACATCATGTCtactcttaattaatataaatacgAATAATTGTGCTAAGTCAAGGACATAATTTTGGTTGGTAAAGTAACGAACTCATCGTTCGCGAAGTGAACCAGAACAGAACACTTTTAGGTGAACCGTGCTAAAATTTTCTTTCAAGAAAAATCacacaaaactacaaaattaCTAGTACCAAGTTGAGTTGCTTTCACTGTTCTGTCATGTGGTCTCCTTGTCCGCTCTGTGTATTTTCTGCCCCCTCCAGCGCGTTGGCGCCCAGCCCCCGCTAGTCGCACCAGTGCGTTGGCTCGATGGAATCCACGTCACCAAGACAAGGGTGCGTGTAGCCATCTAGACCGAGACACCGTCTCGTGTTACGTGGGGGCGGCTGCCACGTGGACGGGCCGGCGAAAATCGCGCGTTATCTCCCATTTCGTTCGTCTCGCGCCGCGCCACATGCGTATGGTTTTGAAGCTTGAAAGCTTAGCTATAGCTTAGCGCCTTAGGCCCTTATTGGTAGGGCTCCGAACTCCAACTACTAACTCTAAACTCCCACTTCAACGAGAGCTAGCTCTTGTAGAAGTAGATATCTATTGAAAAAGTGTTTGGCTAACTTTTTAGCTCCAGATCTGAAATTGccttaaaaaaaatccccaatccCGTCCCCGGCGCGCCGCCCTTCCCCAGCCACACGCCGCCCTTCGCCGGCCacgcgccgccacccgccgtcgGCTGCCCTGTCCCCGCCCTTGCGTctcccgcgcgccgctgccCTGTCCCCGCCCGCACGCCGTCCTCGCCAGTCGCCGCCCTGGACTCGCCGCGGCGACGGACGAGCGAGCTCCACGGCAATAGCGGACGAGCGAGCTCCGCCCTGTCCCCGCCCCCGCGTCATCCCTGCCagtcgccgcccgtgcgccgtcCGCTCGTCGTCCCCGCTCGCGCCGCCTGTGCGCCCGTGCGCTGTCccgcccacgcgccgccgcccgctgccaccGACACCCACCACCGacgtccgccgctgccgctgccgacgccgacgccggccgccgGTGTGAAGGGAGAAagatggggaggagagagaacagGAGATGGGGTAGACAGGGGTAGTTCAATGGCATTTTGGTGTAAATACCCTaaaaaattaaagggtagtgggtcttttggggtggagtggagctgtggagcagcaaaaacccagctccacccctgTAGTACAAATTTGTGGAGCAGCTCTGCTAACTCCGCTCTAGAAAGTAGAGAATCTgtaccgtttggcacagctccagctctaggtaagttggagttgAGAGCTGGAGCTGCCTTAGCTTCAGTGCGAAGCCACCTGTGTAGATTAAGAGCAGGTAccatagcaggctataagccagctgtaaatatattttaaaaaaataaatgatgagagagaagagcagcgggctacagatttgtagccagctgtagcacgaactccaagacgcagtgtgtgtatgactggtgggaccaggtattaatagtgtagtatgtaactattgtatggatgagctattagattggctatagatgaattggaacTAGTAGTTGGCTGtactgttaaacttgctctagTAGTACTATCTCCGCcacaaaataagtgcagccgtgaaaatccgtgtccaatgtttgaccgtacgtcttatttaaaaaattcatgaaaaattttaaaaaaattaatcatacataaagtactatttatattttatatcatctaataacaacaaaaatagtaatcataaaaaattttgaaataagaTGATAAGTCAAACGTTGGAgatgaatagtgtaaaactgtatttattttgggacggagggagtaataagttTATTAGTTGCAAAATTGGTCTTTTGATCATGtgcttgttttatttgtttcatgTCCACTTGTGTACAGGAATTATTTGTGGTTCAATTCAAAGTGAACCATGGTCTTAATATGTTttattggaaaagaaaaaataatggcTAATTACTAGACGCTGGCGCTAATTGCTAATTAAGTTGTTGTTTCTCTTTCAAGTTTGACAACGGCGTCAAATCAAGCTGCATATTCACGCGTCGCGATCTTGTGATGTGGCAGCCGTTAGAATTATCTGATATTTGGATCTGTACGTAGttcagcctttttttttctttgaaaacaTAGTTCAGCCTAGCTAGCTGCCGTCAATAAATAAAGGATGAGAAGGGCACGCCGTGTAGCTTACAACAATAAtgctaatatattttttgtacATCTTAATGTTGTCTTTTGCTACGATTTGGTAATATTAAGCTAATTAATTGCTTGTCCACGACATGCAGTATATTCTTGAGAAACGGAATGCTTTGACCAGAACTTagtggttgtttttttttctgattaagatatatattatatttgggTTTCCATTAACatgttttcaaactactaaatgctGCATTTCGTaccaaaattttctatataaaagttgttttaagaTATCACATAAATATACCTTTTAAGTTCATAATAATTAGAAATTAACAATGCGTTAATGATTTTCTTATTTTTCGTGGTCTAACTTTATCTTCAGTATAAACAAGCATCACTTATTATATGCAGGAGGCTTTGACATAGGGAGGCTGGACCAAGTTCCTGAAAATCGCCAGGTTCGGCCACTACGCACGTACGCACCACCATAGTCATCATATAATTGTTTTTGAAATGAGCAGCATTATTATTTGCTTAATCGATCTCCAAAGTCCAAATTATCTAGCATAGTTATATATCCTCCATGCGTTGCATGGCAAAGGCCAAACATGCCACGCTTGTGAAGGGGCAGGCCCTGTGCTGTGCTGCCAGTTTCTTTCCCTCGTATGATCAAAGGCTGGTTTGTTCAGGCATGCAAGAGAAAGGCAAGGGGGACTACATGAAACCAGAATACGGCATCGATCACATGCGTTTGTTCAGATTAGATACCTCGAAAGAAAGAACAGGGAGGGAAGATATGTAGCAGGGTTGGCAGCTTTGGCCGGTTCAGCATCAAATCTCTGTCTTTTGGCTCCATTTACCGTGATGATTGTTTAGTTTCGCAAGAATTATAAATTTTTAAGTTCCTCTCTTAGCTCCTTAACACTGATAGTCATGTTCAGAGTAATGTGTATTAGTACAACCTTTTGTGCTCAGTCTCGTAGAAATTAATCAGATTTTTTTATGTCCGAACCTGTTATATTCGACCAGCTCTTTCAGGGTAAAACAAGTGGGATTCATCATAGCAAATACAAAACGACACTACCAAGCGAATTCATATCCGCAGGCAATTTCTGTGTGACGCCATGCGTCGCATCGGTCGATTGGTCGGTGACTTGTGACCAGAAAACTCTCAGTTAATTACCTCTCAAAAAGGAAAGAAACGAAGAACTCAAGTTAACTGCCATGAACAGAAAGGCATGGCACGGCATGGGCATTGCATGCATCAAATCCATCAATGTATGATGTATCTCAGATTTTTTTGGACAACAGAGGCGAGAAATCTGGACGGTTTGACGGTCGCCACCGTTCCCTAGCAGTCGGCAAGTCACTCTCCTCGATACAAATGTACATGTATGTCTCTCTCCCTTAAACTGTAGTATAAATACGAAATAATAATGTAATATATACACGTACAAATTATCTTTTTTCTAAACCGTCCATAGTAGAGTCGCAATCGACATCTCTCGTCTTAATAACACCAGATATGCAAATCTCCTGTGTGTTCTCGATTGATCAATTAGCctggattagaaaaaaaatgaccaGAACCTGTTAAAAGGCCACCTGGCGTCCCACTGGTCATGACCAGTTTCGGAACTCGGAAGTATCGAATGAATAGAACATCTTTGTTTTTGTAGCGTAAAAACAGTACGGTTGATAGATCAGCCGCTGCTAATTGCCATTATGCTCTGCTGGTGCTGGACGTACACCTTCACATGGAGGCGAAATCAGAGCTAGCACCGCGCGGCGCCATGATTTTTGTACGGTGTCCATGTCTTCCGGGCAAGGAAAACAATAAGGAAAAGGTGTAGGAATACTTATGTAGGAGTAATCTCTTGTTTTATTTTGCCTATTGCTCTTTTTACTTTGTTTCTCCTTGGACAGCATATGGACTGTGGATGAACTGGGAGGAGTAGTGGAGTACCATGTTGTGCAGAGTGAAGAACACATGTGAGTCGATCAGAGATGGAGGATTGCAACAATTGATGATGAATGAGCACAACTTTAATTGATCGATTCAATGATTGTATAGAACAAAATTGTAGGTCCGCGTGAATATATTCTTAGAAGACGTATATAGGATGTACCATGCATATGTCTACCTATTTTTAGCGATAAATGGTTTACATGGACTCATCATAAAAAAAGTTACTATATGAAGAAGATTATAGGGTATCTTACATCAATTGTCAACTAATAAATCGagtttattatgaaaataaccAATATGTCAAGTTTATAATCCTCTCGTCTTATTCTTTCCCCTTACCATCGTTGCCTGTTTTGGCATAGTTTTTAATAGGgttcttcttttcttcaacCATCCCAATTGCACGAAAAGTATGGGTTCACGAGGGCATACATAACATTCTACGTTAGTCATGATGTAGCCTCCTTATCCTATGACACGTCGTAGGGCCTAGCGATGCTGAGATATAGAGTGATAGTGTCCCGACGTATTGGGTTCTGTCTTTTAATACACCTCCTTTTCGTTAACAAATAGACAAGTGCCACCTCAGATAAGGATTTGTTACAAccaagtatatatatagttgggGACTTGAGGTGCTAAACTAACCTTTTAAGGGTGCAAATGAGCtatgtataaatatttttaaaggtGCAAATGAATCATTTACCCCCAAAATTACGGACAACCTGCCTAGAATGAACGTTCCAACGATATTTTCATCACCTTTAAGAGTGTGTGTATATAATCATTAAAGCAGAGTAAATATCCGCTCAAAAAAAAGCAGAGTAAACATATAACAACAAGTTTAAAGGTGGCTCCACAAATACTACTCGCTCCATTTTTAACAACAGAGGACTCCGTTGCTTgtccatttatcttatttaaaaaagaatTACATAATTATCATTCATTTTTTAAGTTGTTTTATCATCGAAATTATTTTAatcatgatttatatcttatacatttgtatacAAGTTTTGAACAACACGAATGGTTAAATGTGTGTTGAAAAATCAAcagcatcatctattaaaagaatggagggagtacaaaaatATCCAAATGGATTTTTAAAAACCAGTTCAAAACAAAAACCGGTGCCAAAAGAAACCTCAAAACAAAACCGGCTTCAGTGCTTCACGCATCGAATCCAGCAGCGAATTAGAAAACCAGCCAGAGCCGAGGCGAGGCAAAGCCAAGCCAGCCCAGCCAGGGCCAGGGCAGCAGCATCTCCGTGGCCCACGtggcccccctcctcctcctccagcccccgCGCGGTAGGCGACACGGACGCCGACGGTGGGGCCCACTCGACATCCCCAATTCCTTCCGCTTGGCTCcctcgtgggccccacccccaccacgctggcctccctcctccctcccccgctATATATAAACCCACCCCCCCGACCCGCCTCACGCCCGCTCGCCCACCcacccgcccccccccccccccacctcccccgcgccccgcccgcccgcccgcgcgccccaCACCGAGAGGCGCCGCGCCACCATCACCACCCACCccgctcctcgcgccgccgacgcgccacccgccggcgacggcgaggaccgCGCCGCCGGTGTCATCGTGCCGTGCCGATCCCTCCCCCGGCGGATCCACGGGCTGAGCCGATCCCGTccgtggagaggagaggaggaggggagggggaaggggagagggggggagatggagaaGTACGAGGCGGTGAGGGACATCGGGTCGGGGAACTTCGGGGTGGCGCGGCTGATGCGCAACCGCGAGACCCGCGAGCTCGTCGCCGTCAAGTGCATCGAGCGCGGCCACCGGGTTGGTTTTTTTTGTTCGTTCGTTCCCCCTttgattttacttttttttggggggttctTTTTAAGGATTGAGGTGGGTTGATCGGTGGGTGGAGGATTGATTGCTGGGTTGGATTATGAcgggttttttttcttctgggaTCTGTGCGTGGCAGATAGATGAGAATGTGTACAGGGAGATCATCAACCACCGCTCGCTGCGCCACCCCAACATCATTCGCTTCAAGGAGGTTCGTTCGTGCCACGGATTTGCTTTTATCCCATTTTGAACGTTTTTTCCCCTGTTTTATATCAAAAGTTGCTTGATCCTAATTACAGAGTGGCTCCAAATGATGCAGATAAGGatgcacttttttttaattctgagaACCGTTAAATTTTAGTTTGAGAGTTGCTGATTTCTCTAAACTTCATGCAGTGACGGAATCTTCTGAATTGATGTTAAACAGCTGCATTTTTgttccttccttccttttccCCCTTTCATTTCTTTCGTTATAGTCTATCTTACCCTTGCGTCTCTGTACCATCTACACACGTATGAATGATTCTAGTGGCATGGTTGCATGTGCTTTGGGTTAGACACAGATTTAtctgtgtctttttttttcttttgcacaatttGAAACATAAACGCCAGGAcatctttcttttttccaatGTAGGAGTAAATTGTGAAGGGACGAAGGAATCGTGTTGTCCTGTTGGCTTTACCTGTTCCTTCTTTCAGAAAAGAGGGGCACTCTgttattaattgtttttttttgggaaaaatcCTGCAGGTGATACTGACGCCAACGCATCTTATGATTGTCATGGAGTTCGCAGCAGGCGGGGAGCTGTTCGATCGAATCTGTGATCGTGGACGGTTCAGTGAGGATGAGGTCCCGTGATTTATTCCTGAGTTTTACTACTTTATAACCCTGTCTTATGTTGAACGAGCAATATTAATATTCTTTTATTCTGCTTGATGCAGGCCAGGTATTTCTTTCAGCAGCTGATCTGTGGAGTGAGCTACTGCCATCACATGGTATGCAACAAACAGTTAACTCATTCAAGAGGACCAATTCACCATCTCTAAGCAATAATTACTACTGTACCCTGTTTCAGTTTTATCATTCAGAGTGTTGGTAGTTTTCATTTGATTTTATAACTGAGCTAAATCTTTATGagtttctaattatattatTCTGGTGTCAATCTTCCAACTACAGCAAATATGCCATAGAGATTTGAAGTTGGAGAATGTTCTCTTGGATGGCAGCCCAGCTCCACGGCTTAAGATATGTGATTTTGGCTACTCCAAGGTTTGTTGCCAAACCCACTGTCATTTTAGCAATCTTGGAGCTATTGGAATCTCTGTAGATTCTCAGAATAATGTCTTTCCGTTCTTGATCAGTCATCAGTATTGCATTCAAGACCCAAATCAGCAGTGGGGACGCCAGCATATATCGCACCAGAGGTGCTATCCCGCCGTGAGTATGATGGAAAGGTGAGTTATTTTGACCCCTTGTTGGTTTCTGACATGCAtttcattttgtttcttttgaaTGATTATTTGTTGATGGAAAGGTGAAAAGAACCCCTAGTAGGTAGTGAAATAGAGCGTTTATTTGTTTGGTGTCTGAAACAGAACTCCTTATCTGGACATGTTATGTGCAAATAATGCAAGTTGAACTAAAAAGTGTTTTTTGGTCAAACTGTGAGAGTAGCGAGGCATAATATTATCGGTTCTCCAAGCTTTTTTAGGTGAATAAAGTAGCCAATGCCTCTATTATAGTTTAACTTCTCCATCAAATCCACATAATAGATGCACCTCTTCCAATGATTGTGACATTCCATATATTCAGCTCCTAAATGGCTAAATTCGTTAGAAATCGGGTTGAATGATCCTTCACAAAATGAATGGGTTCCTTCATACAATTTACATGATCACTGAGAGTATCTTAATAAATATCCTACTTGTTAGTTACTCATTAACTTGGTTAATGTTCACTAGCTAATCAAACCATActatttattattgttttttattttttgattaTTAGTGGTTAGTCTGCAGAtctagtactagtatatatgCAAAACCTCTTTTGCAACTGTTGGTGGACAGCCTTGTTTGGTCTAATTAGGTGGAATTCACAGCTATTCTTTGATAGTGCATTTCATAATTAGCTACAGTCACAAATATTGGACCAGTAGAGGATCTGAAATCGAGTGATGCTTCTGATTTGGATGAGTAGTCATTGTCTGCATGAGGTGCTCAAACATCTTCTGTTTGGTTTGTTGAGGCTTAATGTACCACAAAGGATGTAGAACCTTTGATTCAATAGTTCCACATGTTATTGCCTCCTTAATTGGTCCACAGGAATATATAGAGAATGTTTCACTGTGCTTCATGATAAAGCCAAAAATGACATTTTGATTCAACACACATGTTCAATTCAGTAAGTTTTCACTTGAAATATTACCCCTTGAATATTTGGGTaacttcaactttttttttatccctGGGAAGTGGGAACCCATGTGCTAAAACACCAGTTTTCAAGGTCAAACTCGAGATCATTTTGTACATTTGCTGAGTTTTTAAAAGGTGAAATAGAAACATTACCCTGAAACTGacctacaattttttttcttcttctttttattcttctttttttttctttttttttggggtggtGACTTCTCAATTTTGAAGCAACTAAGTTTTCTTAGTTTTACTTGAACAAGGTCAACCAAAATGCATCATTTTGTATAACTAAACTGTCCTTTTTATATTATTGTACCTGACTAACTGCTTGGCTGACTATTGGGTTTCATGCATGTCATCCTACACTGGATGTGCTCCACATGTTCTTTAGTATTATCGCACTGACATCGATTATAAATAGTCTAAACCACCCATCAGAACTTATTGGCTGCTCTCAATTCATTACTATACTGTATATCATTCTTACTACAATACAAGGAACCTGTGTATCATTCTAAACTTCAATGCGACAGCAGAACAGAACTGCAACAAATAAAGGTGATCTGGTCAAACAAGCATACTCCTAAGTCCACTGAACACTGGTGTTGGCACCTCACTACCCTGAAGCCTAGCAACCTTGTGATAAAACCTTTTAACATAAATGGCATTAAGCCCAAACTGTGCTTTACTGTCACAACATGACCTATTCATCACTGAGTTCTGATAAAATCCTAGTAGTTCTGAACCTTTTCACTTATTTTCTCCTGAAGCATTTCACTTCATTCTACTGAATGTTAGTAGAATTACGATCAGAGAGTATGGTCCTACTCATTGGCAACAATGGGCTTGTTGATGTAGCTTGCAGATGTATGGTCCTGTGGTGTGACTCTTTACGTCATGCTTGTGGGAGCCTACCCATTTGAAGACCAGGACGACCCCAAGAACATTCGCAAAACCATTCAGGTGACAAGCTGAACCCTTAAGTCATTCATATCCATCCAATTTCTGCAGGTTTTCTTTTTGTGACTCGCTTCCTCATTCCAGTCGCTGTTGTTCATCCACAGAGAATAATGTCAGTGCAATATAAGATACCAGATTACGTCCACATATCTGCAGAATGCAAACAGCTTATTGCCCGCATTTTTGTCAACAATCCATTGAGGGTAATATAACTCaaattttatttccattttattTTGAGGAAACCATGGTGTATCTGTCCTTAACCTAACATGTTATTAACACAATAATTTGAATGTTGTCCAGAGAATCACGATGAAGGAAATAAAGAGCCACCCGTGGTTCTTGAAGAACCTCCCCAGGGAGCTCACGGAGACTGCGCAAGCCATGTACTACAGGAGGGACAACTCCGTGCCTTCCTTCTCAGACCAGACCTCAGAAGAGATCATGAAGATTGTTCAAGAAGCAAGAACCATGCCGAAATCATCCAGGACAGGCTACTGGAGCGACGCGGGTTcagacgaggaggagaaggaagaggaagagaggccAGAAGAgaacgaggaagaggaggaagatgagtACGATAAGAGGGTCAAAGAGGTCCATGCGAGCGGGGAGCTCCGTATGAGCTCACTGCGCATATGAAAAAGTTTGTGTGCAGCTATTGTGTAGATAATCCGGCTTACTATGGAACTGCGGTGTATGCAATTTTCGCTGTAAATTTGCTTCTGTTTGGCGTTTCTTCGTGTAACATAACTTACTTGGGGGCGCTTGGACTTCAATTGTCTGATTATGTTTTGTAAGTACCTACATATTAAGCGTATGCTATGTACTTGGTGAGAAACTTCTAGCACCACATGTCAGCAATTGTACAGTATATTATTGGAATACCGCAGCTTTGCCATTGCCTCCAAAACTGGCCCTATACATCTGTCCAACAAACTGCAATTCCACAAGCAACAGCCAAACATAGCAATTTGCAATTTTGCATTCCTTTAGCCATGCCAGCTCTATCCAGGATGACCTCATACAAGCCTGGGGGCCAGCTCTATCAGGATGACCTCATACAAGCCTGGGGGTAGAGCATTCATATAAGCCTGGGGGCCAGCTCTATCAGGATGACCTCATACAAGCCTGGGGGTAGAGCATTCATATGAACCTTGGATGAGAGTATCCAGGCAACCATTCCTTTAGCCCTCATACAAGCCTGGGGGTAGAGACCCTCATACAAGCCTGGGGGTAGAGCATTCA encodes the following:
- the LOC4324934 gene encoding serine/threonine-protein kinase SAPK4, whose amino-acid sequence is MEKYEAVRDIGSGNFGVARLMRNRETRELVAVKCIERGHRIDENVYREIINHRSLRHPNIIRFKEVILTPTHLMIVMEFAAGGELFDRICDRGRFSEDEARYFFQQLICGVSYCHHMQICHRDLKLENVLLDGSPAPRLKICDFGYSKSSVLHSRPKSAVGTPAYIAPEVLSRREYDGKLADVWSCGVTLYVMLVGAYPFEDQDDPKNIRKTIQRIMSVQYKIPDYVHISAECKQLIARIFVNNPLRRITMKEIKSHPWFLKNLPRELTETAQAMYYRRDNSVPSFSDQTSEEIMKIVQEARTMPKSSRTGYWSDAGSDEEEKEEEERPEENEEEEEDEYDKRVKEVHASGELRMSSLRI